In Nematostella vectensis chromosome 2, jaNemVect1.1, whole genome shotgun sequence, one genomic interval encodes:
- the LOC5505230 gene encoding voltage-dependent L-type calcium channel subunit beta-2 isoform X6, producing the protein MDSDPAYRASDTSSIEEDRETSRRELERRAWDALQAARSKPVAFAVRTNLRYDGSEDDDSPVHGAAVSFEAKDFLHVKEKFNDDWWIGRVVKEGCDIGFIPTPSKLKSLQQIGGTASGRGMRNSKRDVFQFDMVNQAQSPTNTSPSRHSSTSVDAENGVEYDDDQQSPTSPTNKTLPRSASGTTVSSQPGTATGTQGKPKKGLFKKQEQLPPYDVVPSMRPIVLVGPSLKGYEVTDMMQKALLDFMKHRFSGRVLIARVTSDISLAKRTNMSNPGKQTIMERTKNKNTGLAEVQQEIERIFELARGLNLVVLDCETVNHPTQLAKTSLAPMIVYIKIAAPKVLQRLIKTRGKSQSRNLSIQLVAAEKLAQCSEDMYDLVLEETQLDDACEHLGEFLESYWRATHPPNQPGSRPPNVQPSNSTPQYNVIEGGERPSVYL; encoded by the exons ATG GATTCTGACCCTGCATACCGAGCATCAGACACTAGTAGCATCGAAGAGGATAGGGAGACGTCACGACGAGAGCTTGAGAGACGAGCTTGGGATGCACTCCAAGCTGCCCGG TCCAAGCCAGTAGCTTTTGCTGTTCGAACCAATCTGCGCTATGATGGCAGTGAAGATGATGACTCACCTGTCCATGGTGCTGCAGTTTCGTTTGAGGCCAAAGACTTCCTTCATGTAAAAGAG AAATTCAACGACGACTGGTGGATAGGAAGAGTTGTAAAAGAAGGCTGTGACATTGGTTTTATTCCAAC GCCAAGCAAGCTGAAGTCTTTACAGCAAATTGGGGGCACCGCAAGTGGACGTGGAATGCGGAATTCCAA ACGGGACGTTTTTCAGTTTGATATGGTAAACCAAGCGCAGTCTCCCACAAATACCTCGCCTTCTCGACACTCGTCCACTTCAG TAGATGCTGAGAACGGAGTTGAATACGATGACGACCAGCAGAGTCCAACAAGTCCGACCAACAAGACCCTACCTCGCTCAGCGTCAGGAACCACCGTCTCGTCCCAGCCTGGCACGGCCACCGGCACACAGGGGAAGCCCAAGAAAGGCTTATTCAAAAAG caaGAGCAGCTCCCGCCTTATGACGTCGTCCCTTCTATGCGTCCAATCGTACTTGTCGGCCCTTCGCTCAAAGGATACGAG GTCACCGATATGATGCAAAAAGCTTTATTGGACTTTATGAAGCATCGATTTTCGGGAAG GGTTTTGATAGCCCGTGTCACGTCGGATATTAGCCTGGCTAAACGGACGAACATGTCGAACCCCGGAAAGCAGACAATTATGGAGCGAACCAAAAACAAGAACACTGGCTTAG CCGAGGTACAGCAGGAGATTGAACGCATCTTTGAGCTCGCACGTGGTTTGAACCTTGTCGTGCTGGACTGCGAAACAGTAAACCACCCAACGCAACTGGCGAAAACGTCACTTGCTCCTATGATTGTCTACATCAAAATCGCCGCGCCCAAG GTACTTCAGCGGCTAATAAAGACTCGAGGCAAATCCCAGTCAAGAAACCTGAGCATACAGCTTGTTGCCGCCGAGAAACTAGCGCAATGTAGCGAG GATATGTACGACCTTGTTCTTGAGGAAACACAATTGGACGATGCTTGTGAACATTTAGGTGAATTTCTGGAAAGTTATTGGCGGGCGACTCACCCGCCCAACCAACCTGGTAGTAGACCGCCGAACGTGCAACCATCCAACTCGACTCCGCAGTACAATGTAATCGAAGGAGGGGAACGGCCGAGTGTCTACCTGTAA
- the LOC5505230 gene encoding voltage-dependent L-type calcium channel subunit beta-2 isoform X3 — protein MEPEPGLSEQDIELDSLEQVSTASSFHSDIQRHYNDGREASRFIGADDFNRDSDPAYRASDTSSIEEDRETSRRELERRAWDALQAARSKPVAFAVRTNLRYDGSEDDDSPVHGAAVSFEAKDFLHVKEKFNDDWWIGRVVKEGCDIGFIPTPSKLKSLQQIGGTASGRGMRNSKRDVFQFDMVNQAQSPTNTSPSRHSSTSDAENGVEYDDDQQSPTSPTNKTLPRSASGTTVSSQPGTATGTQGKPKKGLFKKQEQLPPYDVVPSMRPIVLVGPSLKGYEVTDMMQKALLDFMKHRFSGRVLIARVTSDISLAKRTNMSNPGKQTIMERTKNKNTGLAEVQQEIERIFELARGLNLVVLDCETVNHPTQLAKTSLAPMIVYIKIAAPKVLQRLIKTRGKSQSRNLSIQLVAAEKLAQCSEDMYDLVLEETQLDDACEHLGEFLESYWRATHPPNQPGSRPPNVQPSNSTPQYNVIEGGERPSVYL, from the exons ATGGAGCCAGAGCCAGGCCTGAGCGAGCAAGACATCGAACTGGACTCACTCGAACAGGTTTCCACTGCATCCTCGTTTCATTCGGATATTCAG AGACATTACAATGACGGCCGAGAAGCAAGCCGGTTCATCGGCGCGGATGACTTCAACAGG GATTCTGACCCTGCATACCGAGCATCAGACACTAGTAGCATCGAAGAGGATAGGGAGACGTCACGACGAGAGCTTGAGAGACGAGCTTGGGATGCACTCCAAGCTGCCCGG TCCAAGCCAGTAGCTTTTGCTGTTCGAACCAATCTGCGCTATGATGGCAGTGAAGATGATGACTCACCTGTCCATGGTGCTGCAGTTTCGTTTGAGGCCAAAGACTTCCTTCATGTAAAAGAG AAATTCAACGACGACTGGTGGATAGGAAGAGTTGTAAAAGAAGGCTGTGACATTGGTTTTATTCCAAC GCCAAGCAAGCTGAAGTCTTTACAGCAAATTGGGGGCACCGCAAGTGGACGTGGAATGCGGAATTCCAA ACGGGACGTTTTTCAGTTTGATATGGTAAACCAAGCGCAGTCTCCCACAAATACCTCGCCTTCTCGACACTCGTCCACTTCAG ATGCTGAGAACGGAGTTGAATACGATGACGACCAGCAGAGTCCAACAAGTCCGACCAACAAGACCCTACCTCGCTCAGCGTCAGGAACCACCGTCTCGTCCCAGCCTGGCACGGCCACCGGCACACAGGGGAAGCCCAAGAAAGGCTTATTCAAAAAG caaGAGCAGCTCCCGCCTTATGACGTCGTCCCTTCTATGCGTCCAATCGTACTTGTCGGCCCTTCGCTCAAAGGATACGAG GTCACCGATATGATGCAAAAAGCTTTATTGGACTTTATGAAGCATCGATTTTCGGGAAG GGTTTTGATAGCCCGTGTCACGTCGGATATTAGCCTGGCTAAACGGACGAACATGTCGAACCCCGGAAAGCAGACAATTATGGAGCGAACCAAAAACAAGAACACTGGCTTAG CCGAGGTACAGCAGGAGATTGAACGCATCTTTGAGCTCGCACGTGGTTTGAACCTTGTCGTGCTGGACTGCGAAACAGTAAACCACCCAACGCAACTGGCGAAAACGTCACTTGCTCCTATGATTGTCTACATCAAAATCGCCGCGCCCAAG GTACTTCAGCGGCTAATAAAGACTCGAGGCAAATCCCAGTCAAGAAACCTGAGCATACAGCTTGTTGCCGCCGAGAAACTAGCGCAATGTAGCGAG GATATGTACGACCTTGTTCTTGAGGAAACACAATTGGACGATGCTTGTGAACATTTAGGTGAATTTCTGGAAAGTTATTGGCGGGCGACTCACCCGCCCAACCAACCTGGTAGTAGACCGCCGAACGTGCAACCATCCAACTCGACTCCGCAGTACAATGTAATCGAAGGAGGGGAACGGCCGAGTGTCTACCTGTAA
- the LOC5505230 gene encoding voltage-dependent L-type calcium channel subunit beta-2 isoform X2, which produces MDENYTYGYNDIWDQWDSYLDDHLLDSDPAYRASDTSSIEEDRETSRRELERRAWDALQAARSKPVAFAVRTNLRYDGSEDDDSPVHGAAVSFEAKDFLHVKEKFNDDWWIGRVVKEGCDIGFIPTPSKLKSLQQIGGTASGRGMRNSKRDVFQFDMVNQAQSPTNTSPSRHSSTSVDAENGVEYDDDQQSPTSPTNKTLPRSASGTTVSSQPGTATGTQGKPKKGLFKKQEQLPPYDVVPSMRPIVLVGPSLKGYEVTDMMQKALLDFMKHRFSGRVLIARVTSDISLAKRTNMSNPGKQTIMERTKNKNTGLAEVQQEIERIFELARGLNLVVLDCETVNHPTQLAKTSLAPMIVYIKIAAPKVLQRLIKTRGKSQSRNLSIQLVAAEKLAQCSEDMYDLVLEETQLDDACEHLGEFLESYWRATHPPNQPGSRPPNVQPSNSTPQYNVIEGGERPSVYL; this is translated from the exons ATGGATGAGAATTATACGTATGGTTATAACGACATTTGGGACCAGTGGGATAGCTACTTGGATGACCATCTGCTT GATTCTGACCCTGCATACCGAGCATCAGACACTAGTAGCATCGAAGAGGATAGGGAGACGTCACGACGAGAGCTTGAGAGACGAGCTTGGGATGCACTCCAAGCTGCCCGG TCCAAGCCAGTAGCTTTTGCTGTTCGAACCAATCTGCGCTATGATGGCAGTGAAGATGATGACTCACCTGTCCATGGTGCTGCAGTTTCGTTTGAGGCCAAAGACTTCCTTCATGTAAAAGAG AAATTCAACGACGACTGGTGGATAGGAAGAGTTGTAAAAGAAGGCTGTGACATTGGTTTTATTCCAAC GCCAAGCAAGCTGAAGTCTTTACAGCAAATTGGGGGCACCGCAAGTGGACGTGGAATGCGGAATTCCAA ACGGGACGTTTTTCAGTTTGATATGGTAAACCAAGCGCAGTCTCCCACAAATACCTCGCCTTCTCGACACTCGTCCACTTCAG TAGATGCTGAGAACGGAGTTGAATACGATGACGACCAGCAGAGTCCAACAAGTCCGACCAACAAGACCCTACCTCGCTCAGCGTCAGGAACCACCGTCTCGTCCCAGCCTGGCACGGCCACCGGCACACAGGGGAAGCCCAAGAAAGGCTTATTCAAAAAG caaGAGCAGCTCCCGCCTTATGACGTCGTCCCTTCTATGCGTCCAATCGTACTTGTCGGCCCTTCGCTCAAAGGATACGAG GTCACCGATATGATGCAAAAAGCTTTATTGGACTTTATGAAGCATCGATTTTCGGGAAG GGTTTTGATAGCCCGTGTCACGTCGGATATTAGCCTGGCTAAACGGACGAACATGTCGAACCCCGGAAAGCAGACAATTATGGAGCGAACCAAAAACAAGAACACTGGCTTAG CCGAGGTACAGCAGGAGATTGAACGCATCTTTGAGCTCGCACGTGGTTTGAACCTTGTCGTGCTGGACTGCGAAACAGTAAACCACCCAACGCAACTGGCGAAAACGTCACTTGCTCCTATGATTGTCTACATCAAAATCGCCGCGCCCAAG GTACTTCAGCGGCTAATAAAGACTCGAGGCAAATCCCAGTCAAGAAACCTGAGCATACAGCTTGTTGCCGCCGAGAAACTAGCGCAATGTAGCGAG GATATGTACGACCTTGTTCTTGAGGAAACACAATTGGACGATGCTTGTGAACATTTAGGTGAATTTCTGGAAAGTTATTGGCGGGCGACTCACCCGCCCAACCAACCTGGTAGTAGACCGCCGAACGTGCAACCATCCAACTCGACTCCGCAGTACAATGTAATCGAAGGAGGGGAACGGCCGAGTGTCTACCTGTAA
- the LOC5505230 gene encoding voltage-dependent L-type calcium channel subunit beta-2 isoform X1, translated as MEPEPGLSEQDIELDSLEQVSTASSFHSDIQRHYNDGREASRFIGADDFNRDSDPAYRASDTSSIEEDRETSRRELERRAWDALQAARSKPVAFAVRTNLRYDGSEDDDSPVHGAAVSFEAKDFLHVKEKFNDDWWIGRVVKEGCDIGFIPTPSKLKSLQQIGGTASGRGMRNSKRDVFQFDMVNQAQSPTNTSPSRHSSTSVDAENGVEYDDDQQSPTSPTNKTLPRSASGTTVSSQPGTATGTQGKPKKGLFKKQEQLPPYDVVPSMRPIVLVGPSLKGYEVTDMMQKALLDFMKHRFSGRVLIARVTSDISLAKRTNMSNPGKQTIMERTKNKNTGLAEVQQEIERIFELARGLNLVVLDCETVNHPTQLAKTSLAPMIVYIKIAAPKVLQRLIKTRGKSQSRNLSIQLVAAEKLAQCSEDMYDLVLEETQLDDACEHLGEFLESYWRATHPPNQPGSRPPNVQPSNSTPQYNVIEGGERPSVYL; from the exons ATGGAGCCAGAGCCAGGCCTGAGCGAGCAAGACATCGAACTGGACTCACTCGAACAGGTTTCCACTGCATCCTCGTTTCATTCGGATATTCAG AGACATTACAATGACGGCCGAGAAGCAAGCCGGTTCATCGGCGCGGATGACTTCAACAGG GATTCTGACCCTGCATACCGAGCATCAGACACTAGTAGCATCGAAGAGGATAGGGAGACGTCACGACGAGAGCTTGAGAGACGAGCTTGGGATGCACTCCAAGCTGCCCGG TCCAAGCCAGTAGCTTTTGCTGTTCGAACCAATCTGCGCTATGATGGCAGTGAAGATGATGACTCACCTGTCCATGGTGCTGCAGTTTCGTTTGAGGCCAAAGACTTCCTTCATGTAAAAGAG AAATTCAACGACGACTGGTGGATAGGAAGAGTTGTAAAAGAAGGCTGTGACATTGGTTTTATTCCAAC GCCAAGCAAGCTGAAGTCTTTACAGCAAATTGGGGGCACCGCAAGTGGACGTGGAATGCGGAATTCCAA ACGGGACGTTTTTCAGTTTGATATGGTAAACCAAGCGCAGTCTCCCACAAATACCTCGCCTTCTCGACACTCGTCCACTTCAG TAGATGCTGAGAACGGAGTTGAATACGATGACGACCAGCAGAGTCCAACAAGTCCGACCAACAAGACCCTACCTCGCTCAGCGTCAGGAACCACCGTCTCGTCCCAGCCTGGCACGGCCACCGGCACACAGGGGAAGCCCAAGAAAGGCTTATTCAAAAAG caaGAGCAGCTCCCGCCTTATGACGTCGTCCCTTCTATGCGTCCAATCGTACTTGTCGGCCCTTCGCTCAAAGGATACGAG GTCACCGATATGATGCAAAAAGCTTTATTGGACTTTATGAAGCATCGATTTTCGGGAAG GGTTTTGATAGCCCGTGTCACGTCGGATATTAGCCTGGCTAAACGGACGAACATGTCGAACCCCGGAAAGCAGACAATTATGGAGCGAACCAAAAACAAGAACACTGGCTTAG CCGAGGTACAGCAGGAGATTGAACGCATCTTTGAGCTCGCACGTGGTTTGAACCTTGTCGTGCTGGACTGCGAAACAGTAAACCACCCAACGCAACTGGCGAAAACGTCACTTGCTCCTATGATTGTCTACATCAAAATCGCCGCGCCCAAG GTACTTCAGCGGCTAATAAAGACTCGAGGCAAATCCCAGTCAAGAAACCTGAGCATACAGCTTGTTGCCGCCGAGAAACTAGCGCAATGTAGCGAG GATATGTACGACCTTGTTCTTGAGGAAACACAATTGGACGATGCTTGTGAACATTTAGGTGAATTTCTGGAAAGTTATTGGCGGGCGACTCACCCGCCCAACCAACCTGGTAGTAGACCGCCGAACGTGCAACCATCCAACTCGACTCCGCAGTACAATGTAATCGAAGGAGGGGAACGGCCGAGTGTCTACCTGTAA
- the LOC5505230 gene encoding voltage-dependent L-type calcium channel subunit beta-2 isoform X4 has translation MLKALKKVSHLNKDGKSRGPGDSDPAYRASDTSSIEEDRETSRRELERRAWDALQAARSKPVAFAVRTNLRYDGSEDDDSPVHGAAVSFEAKDFLHVKEKFNDDWWIGRVVKEGCDIGFIPTPSKLKSLQQIGGTASGRGMRNSKRDVFQFDMVNQAQSPTNTSPSRHSSTSVDAENGVEYDDDQQSPTSPTNKTLPRSASGTTVSSQPGTATGTQGKPKKGLFKKQEQLPPYDVVPSMRPIVLVGPSLKGYEVTDMMQKALLDFMKHRFSGRVLIARVTSDISLAKRTNMSNPGKQTIMERTKNKNTGLAEVQQEIERIFELARGLNLVVLDCETVNHPTQLAKTSLAPMIVYIKIAAPKVLQRLIKTRGKSQSRNLSIQLVAAEKLAQCSEDMYDLVLEETQLDDACEHLGEFLESYWRATHPPNQPGSRPPNVQPSNSTPQYNVIEGGERPSVYL, from the exons ATGCTAAAGGCATTGAAAAAGGTTTCTCACTTAAACAAAGATGGTAAAAGCAGAGGGCCTGGG GATTCTGACCCTGCATACCGAGCATCAGACACTAGTAGCATCGAAGAGGATAGGGAGACGTCACGACGAGAGCTTGAGAGACGAGCTTGGGATGCACTCCAAGCTGCCCGG TCCAAGCCAGTAGCTTTTGCTGTTCGAACCAATCTGCGCTATGATGGCAGTGAAGATGATGACTCACCTGTCCATGGTGCTGCAGTTTCGTTTGAGGCCAAAGACTTCCTTCATGTAAAAGAG AAATTCAACGACGACTGGTGGATAGGAAGAGTTGTAAAAGAAGGCTGTGACATTGGTTTTATTCCAAC GCCAAGCAAGCTGAAGTCTTTACAGCAAATTGGGGGCACCGCAAGTGGACGTGGAATGCGGAATTCCAA ACGGGACGTTTTTCAGTTTGATATGGTAAACCAAGCGCAGTCTCCCACAAATACCTCGCCTTCTCGACACTCGTCCACTTCAG TAGATGCTGAGAACGGAGTTGAATACGATGACGACCAGCAGAGTCCAACAAGTCCGACCAACAAGACCCTACCTCGCTCAGCGTCAGGAACCACCGTCTCGTCCCAGCCTGGCACGGCCACCGGCACACAGGGGAAGCCCAAGAAAGGCTTATTCAAAAAG caaGAGCAGCTCCCGCCTTATGACGTCGTCCCTTCTATGCGTCCAATCGTACTTGTCGGCCCTTCGCTCAAAGGATACGAG GTCACCGATATGATGCAAAAAGCTTTATTGGACTTTATGAAGCATCGATTTTCGGGAAG GGTTTTGATAGCCCGTGTCACGTCGGATATTAGCCTGGCTAAACGGACGAACATGTCGAACCCCGGAAAGCAGACAATTATGGAGCGAACCAAAAACAAGAACACTGGCTTAG CCGAGGTACAGCAGGAGATTGAACGCATCTTTGAGCTCGCACGTGGTTTGAACCTTGTCGTGCTGGACTGCGAAACAGTAAACCACCCAACGCAACTGGCGAAAACGTCACTTGCTCCTATGATTGTCTACATCAAAATCGCCGCGCCCAAG GTACTTCAGCGGCTAATAAAGACTCGAGGCAAATCCCAGTCAAGAAACCTGAGCATACAGCTTGTTGCCGCCGAGAAACTAGCGCAATGTAGCGAG GATATGTACGACCTTGTTCTTGAGGAAACACAATTGGACGATGCTTGTGAACATTTAGGTGAATTTCTGGAAAGTTATTGGCGGGCGACTCACCCGCCCAACCAACCTGGTAGTAGACCGCCGAACGTGCAACCATCCAACTCGACTCCGCAGTACAATGTAATCGAAGGAGGGGAACGGCCGAGTGTCTACCTGTAA
- the LOC5505230 gene encoding voltage-dependent L-type calcium channel subunit beta-2 isoform X5 has translation MHLYNRDSDPAYRASDTSSIEEDRETSRRELERRAWDALQAARSKPVAFAVRTNLRYDGSEDDDSPVHGAAVSFEAKDFLHVKEKFNDDWWIGRVVKEGCDIGFIPTPSKLKSLQQIGGTASGRGMRNSKRDVFQFDMVNQAQSPTNTSPSRHSSTSVDAENGVEYDDDQQSPTSPTNKTLPRSASGTTVSSQPGTATGTQGKPKKGLFKKQEQLPPYDVVPSMRPIVLVGPSLKGYEVTDMMQKALLDFMKHRFSGRVLIARVTSDISLAKRTNMSNPGKQTIMERTKNKNTGLAEVQQEIERIFELARGLNLVVLDCETVNHPTQLAKTSLAPMIVYIKIAAPKVLQRLIKTRGKSQSRNLSIQLVAAEKLAQCSEDMYDLVLEETQLDDACEHLGEFLESYWRATHPPNQPGSRPPNVQPSNSTPQYNVIEGGERPSVYL, from the exons ATGCATCTATATAACAGG GATTCTGACCCTGCATACCGAGCATCAGACACTAGTAGCATCGAAGAGGATAGGGAGACGTCACGACGAGAGCTTGAGAGACGAGCTTGGGATGCACTCCAAGCTGCCCGG TCCAAGCCAGTAGCTTTTGCTGTTCGAACCAATCTGCGCTATGATGGCAGTGAAGATGATGACTCACCTGTCCATGGTGCTGCAGTTTCGTTTGAGGCCAAAGACTTCCTTCATGTAAAAGAG AAATTCAACGACGACTGGTGGATAGGAAGAGTTGTAAAAGAAGGCTGTGACATTGGTTTTATTCCAAC GCCAAGCAAGCTGAAGTCTTTACAGCAAATTGGGGGCACCGCAAGTGGACGTGGAATGCGGAATTCCAA ACGGGACGTTTTTCAGTTTGATATGGTAAACCAAGCGCAGTCTCCCACAAATACCTCGCCTTCTCGACACTCGTCCACTTCAG TAGATGCTGAGAACGGAGTTGAATACGATGACGACCAGCAGAGTCCAACAAGTCCGACCAACAAGACCCTACCTCGCTCAGCGTCAGGAACCACCGTCTCGTCCCAGCCTGGCACGGCCACCGGCACACAGGGGAAGCCCAAGAAAGGCTTATTCAAAAAG caaGAGCAGCTCCCGCCTTATGACGTCGTCCCTTCTATGCGTCCAATCGTACTTGTCGGCCCTTCGCTCAAAGGATACGAG GTCACCGATATGATGCAAAAAGCTTTATTGGACTTTATGAAGCATCGATTTTCGGGAAG GGTTTTGATAGCCCGTGTCACGTCGGATATTAGCCTGGCTAAACGGACGAACATGTCGAACCCCGGAAAGCAGACAATTATGGAGCGAACCAAAAACAAGAACACTGGCTTAG CCGAGGTACAGCAGGAGATTGAACGCATCTTTGAGCTCGCACGTGGTTTGAACCTTGTCGTGCTGGACTGCGAAACAGTAAACCACCCAACGCAACTGGCGAAAACGTCACTTGCTCCTATGATTGTCTACATCAAAATCGCCGCGCCCAAG GTACTTCAGCGGCTAATAAAGACTCGAGGCAAATCCCAGTCAAGAAACCTGAGCATACAGCTTGTTGCCGCCGAGAAACTAGCGCAATGTAGCGAG GATATGTACGACCTTGTTCTTGAGGAAACACAATTGGACGATGCTTGTGAACATTTAGGTGAATTTCTGGAAAGTTATTGGCGGGCGACTCACCCGCCCAACCAACCTGGTAGTAGACCGCCGAACGTGCAACCATCCAACTCGACTCCGCAGTACAATGTAATCGAAGGAGGGGAACGGCCGAGTGTCTACCTGTAA